From the genome of Neodiprion pinetum isolate iyNeoPine1 chromosome 3, iyNeoPine1.2, whole genome shotgun sequence, one region includes:
- the LOC124214352 gene encoding jerky protein homolog-like, whose translation MTETLKKRKRSDCSVQVEENVTESPPQSDINLNKEVAVTKRNRYTFEEKKKILEECKTLNSRELCAKYGLNKSVLSKCRSNEEIIKNAAKTSHSKTLKKVSETNERDAELFMWLLDCRCKGIAVSGPMLCRQALVINSRIGGPENFKASHGWLEKWKRRTHIKNLKITGEKLSADVEAANVYKAEFAEMVATKKLERSQVFNMDESGLVYKSTPKRTFVAADQAQAAGGKKQLERVTIATCSNADGSFMLPLILIGKSKNPRCLRNVNKDELPVWYRSQTNAWINKEIFEEWFTDVFVPKVESFLNSKNLPKTAVVLVDNCRSHRYVKINDIEVNFFPPNVTSLIQPMDQGIIQTVKLHYEINLVNAIVEAQNENVTLIEFLKTIDVHKVIFWITDAWKKVKPTTIQKCWKNLWPKEIRDASTQTDEDSFIIDNLDMSVGTDVTFKSITADNRDVTKLLNLMKKVDGYEERDIPGLSAAVTRFFQANCDKYGNLTNTSKKRTSYQPSHTNHA comes from the exons ATGaccgaaacgttgaaaaagcGTAAGAGATCAGACTGCAGTGTACAAGTCGAAGAGAATGTTACGGAATCTCCGCCACAAAGCGATATTAATTTAAACAAAGAGGTTGCTGTGACCAAACGTAATCGATATACgtttgaagaaaagaagaaaattttggaagAGTGTAAAACCCTGAACTCTCGAGAACTCTGTGCGAAATACGGCTTGAATAAAAGTGTTCTCAGCAAATGTAGATCCAATGAGGAGATAATAAAGAATGCCGCCAAAACGAGCCATtcgaaaacattgaaaaaagtttcagaaaCAAATGAACGTGACGCCGAATTATTCATGTGGCTTCTTGATTGTCGTTGCAAAGGCATTGCAGTTTCTGGACCAATGCTTTGCCGACAAGCTCTCGTGATAAACTCTCGAATCGGCGGAccagaaaatttcaaagcaagcCACGGGTGGCTAGAGAAATGGAAGAGACGAACCcacattaaaaatttaaaaatcaccG GGGAGAAACTATCAGCCGATGTGGAAGCAGCTAATGTGTATAAAGCAGAATTTGCTGAAATGGTGGCtacaaaaaaacttgaaaggTCCCAAGTTTTCAATATGGACGAGAGTGGGCTAGTGTATAAAAGTACCCCCAAGAGGACATTTGTTGCAGCTGATCAGGCACAAGCTGCTGGTGGGAAAAAACAGTTGGAACGGGTTACTATAGCCACGTGTTCTAATGCCGATGGCTCTTTCATGTTGCCTCTAATCTTGAttggaaaatcaaaaaatccaCGCTGTCTGAGGAACGTGAATAAGGATGAATTGCCAGTTTGGTACCGCAGTCAGACAAACGCGTGGATAAATAAAGAGATTTTTGAGGAATGGTTCACAGATGTTTTTGTTCCAAAAGTTGAAAGTTTTCTCAACTCCAAGAACTTACCAAAGACGGCAGTAGTTCTCGTCGACAATTGTCGATCTCATCGATACGtaaaaattaacgacatcgaagtaaatttttttccgccaAATGTCACCTCTCTGATTCAGCCTATGGACCAAGGCATTATCCAAACCGTCAAATTACATTACGAGATTAACCTCGTAAATGCAATCGTTGAGGCTCAAAATGAAAACGTGACGCTGATCGAGTTTTTGAAGACAATTGACGTGCACAAAGTGATTTTCTGGATTACTGATGCATGGAAAAAGGTAAAACCCACAACGATCCAGAAATGCTGGAAAAACTTATGGCCCAAAGAAATCAGAGATGCGTCGACTCAAACGGACGAGGACTCTTTTATTATCGATAATCTCGATATGTCTGTGGGCACTGACGTCACCTTTAAATCGATAACTGCAGACAATCGAGACGTAACCAAGCTATTGAATCTCATGAAAAAAGTCGACGGATATGAAGAG agagatattcCCGGGCTGAGCGCCGCTGTTACTAG ATTTTTCCAAGCCAATTGCGATAAGTACGGAAATTTGACCAACACATCGAAGAAGAGGACATCTTATCAACCCAGTCATACCAATCATGCTTAG
- the LOC124214351 gene encoding jerky protein homolog-like has protein sequence MISYRGKRSSSRQQHRSKGLVNKIINSLPVELHVPGYQYCGPGTKLTKRLARGDPGINLLDAACKDHDIAYSQNRENLELRNEADRVLAEKTWKRVLAKDANSGEKAAAWAIANTMKIHGEALSVDSSAAENFKASFQTILNEGFSREDVYNADETGIHWISLPRKSLASQEETAARGFKVSKDRVTAMTCANAAGTHKLPLLIIGKSMKPRCFKNIVTLPVTYNAQKSAWMDAKLFCDWYVNDFIEGVRKWRQANDKTGGVLLLLDNAPYHPSAEVLNALDSDFVVKFFPPNVTSLIQPTDQGVIEKLKRLYRKQILRRLLHEDDITEECGISFSKSLNLKHACYMLADSWESLTGNNLSNTWKKVWPLSEDPRREGEEGNSGSDENEHSDFVALFEKWLKDDVNDPGYQNLEDDGIVSSLTNTNEEDNNDHSSSGEPAGSSTKISHAEAFSAFETDLEWYEKQEECCPMQLLLLKRLRDLAAKKRVASIQTPKIQQFMIKKT, from the exons atgatctcgtacagaggtaaacgaagcagcagcaggcAGCAACATCGTAgcaagggtctggtgaataaaatcatcaacagccTTCCAGTCGAATTGCATGTACCTGGTTATCAGTATTGTGGGCCTGGTACAAAACTAACAAAGAGACTCGCGCGGGGTGATCCGGGAATCAATCTTCTCGATGCAGCTTGCAAGGACCACGACATTGCTTACTcgcagaatcgtgaaaatcttgaacttagaaacgaggctgatagggtgttAGCTGAGAAAacttggaaacgggttctcgcaaaggacgcaaattcGGGTGAGAAGGCCGCCGCTTGGGCAAtagctaatacaatgaaa ATCCACGGTGAAGCACTATCAGTAGATTCCAGTGCTGCCGAGAATTTCAAAGCATCATTTCAGACGATTTTGAACGAAGGATTCTCGAGAGAAGACGTTTATAATGCAGACGAAACGGGCATTCACTGGATATCTCTACCACGAAAATCGCTTGCATCTCAAGAAGAAACGGCAGCGCGAGGTTTTAAAGTATCGAAAGACCGGGTGACAGCGATGACTTGTGCTAATGCTGCAGGGACTCACAAATTACCGTTGTTAATAATCGGGAAATCTATGAAGCCGCGCTGTTTCAAGAACATTGTGACGTTACCGGTCACCTACAATGCCCAGAAAAGTGCTTGGATGGACGCTAAGTTATTCTGCGATTGGTACGTGAACGATTTCATAGAAGGCGTGAGAAAATGGCGTCAAGCGAACGATAAGACTGGAGGAGTGTTACTGCTGTTAGATAACGCACCGTACCACCCATCCGCTGAGGTATTGAACGCCCTTGACTCGGACTTCGTAGTCAAGTTTTTCCCGCCAAATGTAACATCATTGATCCAACCGACGGATCAGGGcgttatcgaaaaattaaagcGGTTGTACCGCAAACAAATTCTCAGGCGACTGTTGCATGAAGATGATATTACCGAAGAATGCGGGATTTCATTTTCCAAGTCATTGAATTTGAAGCATGCCTGCTACATGCTAGCAGACAGTTGGGAATCGCTAACGGGGAACAATTTGAGTAACACCTGGAAGAAAGTGTGGCCTCTTTCGGAAGACCCAAGACGAGAGGGCGAAGAAGGAAATTCCGGTTCTGATGAGAATGAACACTCTGACTTCGTCGCATTATTCGAGA AGTGGTTGAAGGACGACGTAAACGATCCTGGATATCAGAACCTAGAGGATGATGGAATCGTATCTTCATTGACAAATACGAACGAAGAGGATAATAACGACCACAGCAGTAGCGGCGAACCTGCAGGTTCGAGCACGAAAATTTCGCATGCCGAGGCATTTTCGGCCTTCGAGACGGATCTCGAGTGGTACGAAAAACAGGAAGAGTGCTGCCCTATGCAGCTTCTTTTGCTCAAGCGACTGCGGGATTTGGCCGCAAAAAAACGCGTTGCTTCCATACAGACGCCAAAGATTCAGCaattcatgataaaaaaaacctaa